AACGATCCCCAAGCCCTGCTGTACAAAAAATGATGGAAGCCAGCTGACCAACCCATAGAGGCAAATCTGGATTGTGACCATGATCGCGATACCTACGATCATTTTGGCGCGATGGGGCTTCTTGAACAGATCGCCGATGGTGGCCTGAATAGGTTCTTTACCTACCGCACTCTGAACCTTTGTATCAGGCGGAGTCGTGATGTTCATGGACCTTTCAACCGATGCAACGATGGCGTCAGCTTCCTCAAATCGGCCTTTCGATGCCAACCAGCGCGGAGATTCCGGCATCGATTTACGCATTGCCCAGATCAGTACCGCCGCGATGCCGGCGATGGCGAACATCCAACGCCAGCCCAGGTTCGGAATTACCCACAAAGCACAGACACCTGCGACAAAGAGAGCGGACTGAGCGATAAATGACAGCAAAGCAACCAGGCGTCCGCGCTTGTTCGGCGGCACGAACTCACTAAGTGTTGCAAAACCAAGTACCAACTCGCCACCTAGGCCGATACCCATGATGAAGCGCAACCCAATCAAAACATACATGTTAGGTGCGAATGCTGCCGCGATAGAAGCCAGCCCAAATATAGCCAAATTTATTTGATAGCAATATCTTCGACCAATCCGATCACCCAAGACGCCAGAGGCCCAAGCTCCAATAATGAAGCCCATGAAGGTTGCGGAGATAAACCACGCATTGAGCTGAGAAGTGCTCCACTGTTCTGCCAACAGCGCACCAAGCACGCTGCCCGCCAAGGCCAGTTCGAAGGAGTCAAGGAAGAGGCCGGCTCCGATCATGAATATCAGACGGTAGTGAAAACGACCCACAGGAAGTCGGTCTAAGCGATTAGCTATGCTTAGTTCCGAGTGACGATCGTTAATTGTCAGCTCTGAGTGTGTCATGCTCTTTCTCTATATTGTTGTTTAAAAGAGCTCTACTAAAAGCTCCGTTTTCGGCAGAGAGTTCACAAGATTGGTCCCATTTGCACGACACAGCCGCTGACCATAAAATATTATAGCCAGGTATAATCAGCATTTGGGGGCGGTAGCTCGGCGCTCCAGCTTTTTGCTCTTGTAGCACCGAGTTTACCGCTGGAGAAAAAGCATTTTTAGCGATATTTATTTATTTCATCGCATCTCTTTTCGTCATCTATCGAGGTGTATTTTTCCGCTTTTTGACCGGTGAGCGCCCACTCCTATCAGGGGGAGGGCGCCTGACTCTCTTAGGCTTTCTCGGAAAGCTTATGCTCTAGGTAGTGTATGTTCACACCTCCCTTCGCAAAGCCTTCATCCCGTGTGAGCTGACGGTGCAGTGGGAGGTTTGTCTTAATTCCATCGATCACGATCTCGTCCAGAGCATTTCGCATACGTGCCATCGCCTCCTCACGTGTACTGCCGTGGGTAATCAGTTTGCCGATCAACGAATCGTAATTCGGCGGCACCGTATAGCCGCTGAACAGATGGGAGTCCACCCGCACACCGTTTCCACCCGGGGCATGGAAGAAACTCACCGTTCCTGGGCATGGCATAAAAGTCTCAGGATCTTCGGCATTGATCCGGCACTCCACGGAATGCCCTCGGATGACGACCTGGTCTTGGCGGATCGAGAGGGGATTGCCGTCAGCAATGCTCAGCATCTCTTTCATGATGTCGACGCCCGTCACCATCTCGGTCACAGGATGCTCAACCTGAATACGCGTGTTCATTTCGATGAAGTAAAAACGTCCGTTCTCATATAAGAACTCGAAGGTTCCTGCCCCTCGATAACCGATATCGATGCAAGCTTGGACGCACCGAGCGAGCACGTCGGCCCGTGCTGCTTCGTCAATATGTGGCGCCGGCGCCTCCTCCAGGACTTTTTGATGTCGCCGTTGAAGCGAACAATCACGGTCCCCTAAGTGAATGGCGTTACCTTGGCCATCGGACAAAACCTGCACTTCAACATGGCGCGGATTGGTCAGGAATTTTTCGAGATAGACCTCTGGATTGCCGAAGGCTGCAGCCGCCTCAGTACGAGTAAGCTTTGCGGCTTTGATGAGCTCAGCCTCCTCATAAACAACGCGCATGCCTCGACCGCCGCCGCCTCCGGCGGCTTTAATAATGACGGGGTAGCCTACATCACGAGCGATGGCTAACGCTGTCTCTTCTTCCTCAGGCAATGCACCGGCTGAGCCTGGCACTGTAGGCACTCCGGTTGCTTCCATGGCCTGCTTGGCTGACACCTTGTCGCCCATCAAACGAATAGTGCTGGCCGTTGGGCCGATGAAGATAAAACCAGCGTTTTCAGCCTGCTCAGCGAAATCGGCGTTCTCTGCAAGGAAACCATAGCCGGGGTGGATGGCAGTGGCGCCGGTAAGCTCAGCCGCACTGAGGAGCAGAGGTATGCTCAGGTAGGATTTGTTAGCTGGAGCCGGCCCGATACATATCGCTTCATCGGCCAGCGATATGTGCGCAAGGTCTTTATCTGCCAACGAATACGCCGCAACAGTTCTGATGCCCAACTCTTTACAAGCCCTCAAGATACGGAGGGCAATTTCGCCACGATTGGCGATCAGTACTTTATCAAGCATAGGGAGTAATCCTGCCTCAGACGAAGGTAAACAACGGTTGGCCGTGTTCGACTGGATCTCCGTCCGCGACCAGGATCGACGCGATGACACCCGAAGCATCGGCTTCGATGTGATTCATCATTTTCATCGCCTCTACGATGCACAGAACATCGCCTTTATTGACGCTCTGCCCAACCTCCACAAATGCAGGACTAGTAGGAGAAGCGGAACGATAAAAGGTGCCCACCATCGGAGAGCGATGCGCATTGGTTTCTTCTGTTTGATTCTGTGGGGACGGCCTTGCCTTGGCCGGTAATACGGGCACTGCAGCCGTTGCCTGAGTGGAGGTTGCTTGAGAGGTGGCTCCCATGGCTGGGGTGGTGACTAGATGGCGATGCCGGCGGATCCTTACGGACTCCTCACCCTCTGAGATCTCCAATTCATCAATGCCAGATTGTTCCAGCAGATCGATCAGACTTTTGACTTTACGTATGTCCAACACCAGGGCTCCTTTGAAAGTGATTGCTGGTGGACGTGACCGGGCCCGAGGACTAGGGCTACTTTGTTGGCTTACGTCCCGGCGAATCATTCTAGGGAGACAGGATCAGATTTTTAGCGATATTTTTAGGTCTTGTGCCATCGCTTTTATTCAGCAATCCGCGATGTGAAATGAAAACACTTGGCGCCCCATCAGCTGGCTCGTCCCTGCAAAAGCATCCGGCTGAAGTCGCAACATGCGGCTGCCAATTTCGATATCTCCAAAGTCAGCCCCAGTACGCGATCCGCCCGGTGTAAGGCTGCGTAACGCACGTGAGGCAATCCCGGCTTCGTCTCCACCACGCGGAGCAAGCCCTGATCCAGCAACGGCGTCATACAATCTTTAGGCAAATAGCTAACGCCCAGGCCCGACAACGTGAACCCAAGCTGCGCCACCAGCGAGTTACTGATCAGCGTGCGGGTGATAGTGAGGTTGTGCTGAGCAAACCACCGTTCATAGATGAGGCCGGTACCAGAACTGCCACCTTGCGTCAGCACGGTAAAGTTCGAGATGCTCGATAAGCTGATTGGGCTCGTGTCCCGGTGTAAATGTGGTGCGCACATCCACGCATTTTCTACAGTTTTGAGCGGAGTGCAGACATAGCGCGCATCGTCGAAGACATCAGGAACAATGATCAAATCCAGCTGGTCAGCTTCCAGCTTCCGGAACAGCTCGGTGCTCAGTTCGACCGAGGGTTCGAGTACCAACCGCGGATAAGCTTCGCGGATGCTCTCAGCTAGCGCAGGTAGCCAGGTCAACGCAGTCAACTCAGTAACCCCTAAACGAAAGCGGCGCACAAGGACGTGCTGGGAGCTGATGCGTTCAAGCAGATATTCCCGCTGCCGCAGGAGGTCCGTGGCGTACTCCAGCAATTCGGTACCTTTTTCGGTCAGCCGGGCGGTGCGCTTGGTGCGGTCAAAAATCTGAATATCAAACGCCTCCTCCAACTCATGGATACGTTTCGATATCGCGGACTGTGACATGTTGAGCTTCACTGAGGCGGCTTCAAAGCCCCCCAGCTCTACAATCCAGTACACCGCCTCAAGTTGCTTGAAAGTAATCATTCAAAAATTCCTTTCATGAAAAAAAGAAAAGCAATGAGATGACCGTAGCGTGGGTGACGAATGGGATCAAGCAGTATCAGGAGCTGTCGCCGAAATTGGTCATTTCAGGGCGGCTGAAGAAAAAAAGGAGTAGCTGCATCGATGCCGCTACCCCTGAAGGAAACCGCCCAGTGAATGAGCGCAAGGAGTTAGGACGCTCTTCACTGCTCGGTTTAGGGAACGCAATTACCGAACCTGTGTAGCAGGCTCTGCAGAGACGTGGTTCTGCTGCTTGGACTGCTCCCAGCGTGCAATCACCAATGGAGCAAGCGCGTTGCCCAGCACATTGAGTGCCGTGGTTGGCATGTCCATAAGGCGATAGACGCCTGCGATGAAAGCAATGCCCTCAACCGGCAACCCGGCGCTGGCCAGCGTTGCGGAGAGGATCACGAACATGAACCCAGGAACGCCCGCCGCACCTTTTGACGTGAGCACCATGGTCACCACCAGCATGGCTTGATCTGCCAGGCTGAGGTCGATGCCATAAAGCTGGGCAATGAATAGGGTCCCGATGCCGAGGAACAACGACGCGCCATCAAGGTTGAACGAGTATCCAACCGGCACTACAAAGCTAACCAGATGGCGTGGTGCGCCAAACGTCTCCAGTTTTTGCATCAGTTGGGGTAACACCGCGGCCGAACTGGCACTAGAAAACGCCAACACGAGTTCGTCCTTGATGTGCTTAATCAAGCTGAACAAGTTGACCCCTACACAGCGAGCAATGGCACCGAGCATCAGAAGTGCAAATAGGAAGATCGTGACATACGTCACCAGGATGAGCTTGGCCAGAGGGAGCAAGGAGGTGAAGCCAAAATTGGCCACCGTTACCGCGATCATGCCGAAGACGCCAATGGGCGAGTACGCCATGATCATGCCGGTAACCTTGAACATGGTTTCTGAGACACCGCGCAGGGCAGCCACTACTGGAGCTTTGACAGCATCATCCAGCCGGGCCAGTGCCAATCCAAACATGACGGCAAAGAACAGTACTGACAGCAATTTCCCTTGGGCCATTGCCTCAATCACGTTGTCCGGGATG
The genomic region above belongs to Pseudomonas sp. PSKL.D1 and contains:
- a CDS encoding MFS transporter produces the protein MTHSELTINDRHSELSIANRLDRLPVGRFHYRLIFMIGAGLFLDSFELALAGSVLGALLAEQWSTSQLNAWFISATFMGFIIGAWASGVLGDRIGRRYCYQINLAIFGLASIAAAFAPNMYVLIGLRFIMGIGLGGELVLGFATLSEFVPPNKRGRLVALLSFIAQSALFVAGVCALWVIPNLGWRWMFAIAGIAAVLIWAMRKSMPESPRWLASKGRFEEADAIVASVERSMNITTPPDTKVQSAVGKEPIQATIGDLFKKPHRAKMIVGIAIMVTIQICLYGLVSWLPSFFVQQGLGIVKSLQWNTIMSFGGPVGGLIALLLVDKVGRKPMLVAAAFCAAVIAGVYVSLTDETALIAAGFLLITSIYTLVVVGQAIYMSELFPTRLRMRGTGTCSAIARLVATTIPFAIPAIFASGGIKLVIGIVGCVLLVFAVIIICLGQETRKQSLESINN
- the accC gene encoding acetyl-CoA carboxylase biotin carboxylase subunit: MLDKVLIANRGEIALRILRACKELGIRTVAAYSLADKDLAHISLADEAICIGPAPANKSYLSIPLLLSAAELTGATAIHPGYGFLAENADFAEQAENAGFIFIGPTASTIRLMGDKVSAKQAMEATGVPTVPGSAGALPEEEETALAIARDVGYPVIIKAAGGGGGRGMRVVYEEAELIKAAKLTRTEAAAAFGNPEVYLEKFLTNPRHVEVQVLSDGQGNAIHLGDRDCSLQRRHQKVLEEAPAPHIDEAARADVLARCVQACIDIGYRGAGTFEFLYENGRFYFIEMNTRIQVEHPVTEMVTGVDIMKEMLSIADGNPLSIRQDQVVIRGHSVECRINAEDPETFMPCPGTVSFFHAPGGNGVRVDSHLFSGYTVPPNYDSLIGKLITHGSTREEAMARMRNALDEIVIDGIKTNLPLHRQLTRDEGFAKGGVNIHYLEHKLSEKA
- the accB gene encoding acetyl-CoA carboxylase biotin carboxyl carrier protein, yielding MDIRKVKSLIDLLEQSGIDELEISEGEESVRIRRHRHLVTTPAMGATSQATSTQATAAVPVLPAKARPSPQNQTEETNAHRSPMVGTFYRSASPTSPAFVEVGQSVNKGDVLCIVEAMKMMNHIEADASGVIASILVADGDPVEHGQPLFTFV
- a CDS encoding LysR family transcriptional regulator → MITFKQLEAVYWIVELGGFEAASVKLNMSQSAISKRIHELEEAFDIQIFDRTKRTARLTEKGTELLEYATDLLRQREYLLERISSQHVLVRRFRLGVTELTALTWLPALAESIREAYPRLVLEPSVELSTELFRKLEADQLDLIIVPDVFDDARYVCTPLKTVENAWMCAPHLHRDTSPISLSSISNFTVLTQGGSSGTGLIYERWFAQHNLTITRTLISNSLVAQLGFTLSGLGVSYLPKDCMTPLLDQGLLRVVETKPGLPHVRYAALHRADRVLGLTLEISKLAAACCDFSRMLLQGRAS
- a CDS encoding cation:dicarboxylate symporter family transporter, which produces MKAARIPLVWQIMIGLVAGITIGAILNSFPEHKAWLISAVLQPAGDIFIKLMKMIVIPLVFACMVVGIAGHGKGHGLGRIGGKTLIYFFAVTTSAILFGLLAGNLFTPGAGADLTAMHAAPVSIAPQAGTSHGLGAIILGIIPDNVIEAMAQGKLLSVLFFAVMFGLALARLDDAVKAPVVAALRGVSETMFKVTGMIMAYSPIGVFGMIAVTVANFGFTSLLPLAKLILVTYVTIFLFALLMLGAIARCVGVNLFSLIKHIKDELVLAFSSASSAAVLPQLMQKLETFGAPRHLVSFVVPVGYSFNLDGASLFLGIGTLFIAQLYGIDLSLADQAMLVVTMVLTSKGAAGVPGFMFVILSATLASAGLPVEGIAFIAGVYRLMDMPTTALNVLGNALAPLVIARWEQSKQQNHVSAEPATQVR